A genomic region of Oceaniferula marina contains the following coding sequences:
- a CDS encoding PEP-CTERM sorting domain-containing protein: MYSVEDASTIAALAAVPEPSSLALLGLGGVALILRRRM, encoded by the coding sequence ATGTACTCGGTAGAAGACGCCTCGACGATTGCGGCCCTGGCAGCAGTGCCCGAGCCATCTTCACTGGCACTGCTTGGGCTCGGGGGTGTCGCTCTGATTCTTCGTCGCCGTATGTAA